From Lolium perenne isolate Kyuss_39 chromosome 5, Kyuss_2.0, whole genome shotgun sequence, a single genomic window includes:
- the LOC127301880 gene encoding probable carboxylesterase 12 — translation MDPSSEIEYEMPGFLRVHKSGLVERLAGTDTVPPSPSGDPANGVASKDVLLDTAANISVRLYLPAAATSEPGKKLPVVVFFHGGAFFTHSTASPIYHRYAASLAAAVPAIVVSVEYRLAPEHPLPAAYDDAFAALEAVVTACRPDGAEPWLATHGDASRVVLAGDSVGANIAHNTAIRLRKERIEGYGDKVSGIALMHSYFWGTELVGGEVAPRANMERTLDLASGGKFGSSHPYINPAASPEDWRQIGCGRVLVTTAERCLFVERSRAYADGIKACGWDGELEFYETKGEMHTYFLFMPDCDNAAKELAVVADFVRRS, via the coding sequence ATGGACCCATCCTCAGAGATCGAGTACGAGATGCCAGGTTTCCTGCGTGTGCACAAGAGCGGTCTCGTCGAGCGGCTGGCCGGCACCGACACCGTGCCGCCCTCCCCCTCCGGGGACCCCGCCAACGGCGTCGCTTCCAAGGACGTTCTCCTAGACACCGCCGCCAACATCTCTGTCCGCCTCTACCTCCCCGCCGCGGCCACGTCGGAGCCCGGCAAGAAGCTTCCCGTCGTCGTTTTCTTCCACGGCGGCGCATTCTTTACCCACAGCACCGCCTCCCCTATCTACCACAGGTACGCCGCCTCCCTTGCCGCCGCGGTCCCCGCCATCGTCGTTTCCGTCGAGTACCGCCTCGCCCCGGAGCACCCTCTCCCGGCGGCATACGACGACGCCTTCGCGGCCCTCGAGGCGGTCGTCACCGCATGCCGCCCGGATGGCGCCGAGCCCTGGCTCGCCACGCACGGCGACGCCTCCCGCGTCGTTCTTGCCGGCGACAGCGTCGGCGCCAACATTGCTCATAACACGGCGATAAGGCTGCGGAAGGAACGCATCGAGGGCTACGGCGACAAGGTCAGTGGCATCGCGCTCATGCATTCCTACTTCTGGGGGACAGAACTGGTGGGCGGCGAGGTTGCGCCGCGCGCCAACATGGAGCGCACGTTGGACCTCGCCTCCGGCGGTAAGTTCGGCTCCAGCCACCCGTACATCAACCCCGCGGCGTCACCGGAGGACTGGAGGCAGATCGGGTGCGGCCGCGTGCTGGTTACCACTGCAGAACGCTGCTTATTCGTGGAGAGGTCGCGCGCGTACGCGGATGGTATCAAGGCGTGCGGGTGGGACGGCGAGCTCGAGTTCTACGAAACCAAGGGCGAGATGCATACCTACTTCTTATTCATGCCCGACTGCGACAATGCAGCCAAGGAGCTCGCCGTCGTGGCCGATTTCGTCAGGCGCTCATGA
- the LOC127301881 gene encoding probable carboxylesterase 7: protein MPISAPESSRRVLWWAALLLAPLAALLFRYQFQFPIQLLKPRTAEPKAAMDASSEIEYDMPGVLRWHKSGRVERFDGTETVPPSPSGDPANGVASKDVVLDPAANLSARLYLPPAAAAAEKRLPVVVFFHGGAFFVHTAASPLYHRYAATLAAAVPAVVVSVDYRLAPEHPIPAAYDDAFAALKAVVAACRPGGAEPWLAAHGDASRVVLAGDSAGANMAHNTAIRLRKERIDGFGDNISGVALLHPYFWGKEPLGGEPTDAAVRGGFERAWQVACAGQLGPDHPYINPMASPEEWRQLGCRRVLVTTAELCWFVERARAYAEGIKACGWDGELQVYHTKGEGHVYFLPKYDSELAAKELAVVADFVRHC, encoded by the coding sequence ATGCCCATTTCCGCTCCAGAATCCTCTCGACGGGTGCTGTGGTGGGCGGCTCTCCTCCTCGCTCCGCTCGCCGCTTTGCTCTTCCGGTACCAGTTCCAGTTCCCGATCCAACTCCTCAAGCCTCGCACCGCGGAGCCAAAGGCCGCCATGGACGCCAGCTCCGAGATCGAGTACGACATGCCCGGCGTCCTGCGCTGGCACAAGAGCGGCCGCGTCGAGCGCTTCGACGGCACCGAAACCGTGCCGCCATCCCCCTCCGGGGACCCGGCCAACGGCGTCGCCTCCAAGGACGTCGTCCTCGACCCGGCGGCCAACCTCTCCGCCCGCCTCTACCtaccccccgccgccgccgccgccgagaagAGGCTCCCCGTCGTCGTGTTCTTCCACGGCGGCGCGTTCTTCGTCCACACCGCGGCCTCCCCGCTCTACCACAGGTACGCCGCCACGCTCGCCGCCGCGGTCCCCGccgtcgtcgtctccgtcgactaCCGCCTCGCGCCGGAGCACCCCATCCCGGCCGCCTACGACGACGCCTTCGCGGCCCTCAAGGCGGTCGTCGCCGCGTGCCGCCCGGGCGGCGCCGAGCCCTGGCTCGCCGCGCACGGCGACGCGTCCCgcgtcgtcctcgccggcgacAGCGCCGGCGCCAACATGGCGCACAACACGGCGATACGGCTGCGGAAGGAGCGCATCGACGGGTTCGGCGACAATATCAGCGGCGTCGCGCTCCTGCACCCGTATTTCTGGGGGAAGGAGCCGCTGGGCGGGGAGCCGACGGACGCCGCCGTCCGCGGCGGATTCGAGCGCGCGTGGCAGGTCGCCTGCGCCGGCCAGCTCGGCCCCGACCACCCGTACATCAACCCGATGGCGTCGCCCGAGGAGTGGAGGCAGCTCGGGTGCCGCCGCGTGCTGGTCACCACGGCGGAGCTCTGCTGGTTCGTGGAGAGGGCGCGCGCCTACGCGGAGGGGATCAAGGCGTGCGGGTGGGACGGCGAGCTCCAGGTCTACCACACCAAGGGCGAGGGCCATGTCTACTTCTTGCCCAAGTACGACTCCGAACTCGCCGCCAAGGAGCTCGCCGTCGTGGCGGACTTCGTCAGGCACTGCTGA